A section of the Streptomyces sp. NBC_00178 genome encodes:
- a CDS encoding DUF5709 domain-containing protein produces the protein MSDEGRGDDVYQPDGSDADNRPTDELDPENVLDEPDLDDVLDSGYSPPEKPLGVTKYGTTDEEQREGESLDMRLSQEEPEPDPVLADGPEDNGPEEDDAGDERAGRVAEADEADQLRNNRVMGRDVGIDGGAASAEEAAVHIQDDDRGV, from the coding sequence ATGTCGGACGAAGGACGCGGTGACGACGTCTACCAGCCGGACGGGTCCGATGCGGACAACCGGCCGACGGACGAGCTCGATCCGGAGAACGTGCTCGACGAGCCCGACCTCGACGACGTACTGGACTCGGGCTACTCCCCGCCCGAGAAGCCTCTGGGCGTGACGAAGTACGGCACGACCGACGAGGAGCAGAGGGAGGGCGAGTCCCTCGACATGCGCCTCTCGCAGGAGGAACCGGAGCCGGACCCGGTCCTGGCGGACGGTCCCGAGGACAACGGTCCGGAGGAGGACGACGCGGGGGACGAGCGTGCGGGACGCGTCGCCGAGGCGGACGAGGCGGACCAGTTGCGCAACAACCGGGTGATGGGCCGCGACGTGGGCATCGACGGTGGCGCGGCCTCCGCGGAGGAGGCGGCGGTCCACATCCAGGACGACGACCGCGGCGTCTGA
- a CDS encoding diacylglycerol kinase family protein, which produces MPTDIPERPAALADAHVAAASPYPADSAVPLPSPAGGRSGDVNAPQVPATAGGNGRAVGIIASTAVCQAALMVGLGLLITGPAAGVWPLTAEDAVTDGLERVRTATLDNVSLVVSEAGNTATVVIGTLISCLVLLLVPRLPRWRDAIFLAVGVSLQSLVFLAITEAVDRNRPDVERLDPSPPTSSYTSGHTGAATALYAGLAVLVLHRVKGPWRKVVAALLLLVPLLVGLARMYRGMHHPSDVAGGLLNGGLSLLIVGRALLTGPHVPAPAPSGEVTDVPRTAPPERPAGRTTVVYNPTVTDEDARSALLQVLEDHGHHGAAFVPTTADDPGEGQTADAVRDGATLVVVCGGDGTVRAAAEALAGTDVPLVVVPCGTGNLLARNLGLPVKPAEALAVSLGGTPRRIDLGLIEGDGLAPTHFTVMSGAGLDAAMLEGTSDRAKAVIGWPAYVMAGLRELRAPRMRLTVSVDGAKPVRRSARMVLIANTGKVQGGAALVPDARPDDGLLDLLILDPRGPAGWLSAAGSLLRPRPHAKAGPDARTGGDAGRGEEARTGPDTPGSHRSVEYFTFRRAEIRFDAPQPRELDGDPVAAGRHLTAQVRPGALTVLMPVRGE; this is translated from the coding sequence ATGCCGACCGACATACCGGAGAGACCCGCAGCCCTCGCGGACGCCCACGTCGCCGCCGCGTCCCCGTATCCCGCCGACAGCGCCGTACCCCTGCCGTCCCCGGCAGGCGGACGGTCCGGCGACGTGAACGCGCCGCAGGTACCGGCGACCGCCGGGGGGAACGGCCGGGCCGTGGGCATCATCGCCTCGACGGCGGTCTGCCAGGCCGCCCTGATGGTGGGCCTCGGGCTGCTGATCACCGGGCCCGCCGCCGGCGTCTGGCCGCTGACGGCCGAGGACGCGGTGACCGACGGGCTGGAGCGCGTCCGCACCGCGACCCTCGACAACGTGTCCCTCGTCGTGTCCGAGGCGGGGAACACCGCCACGGTCGTCATCGGCACCCTCATCAGCTGCCTGGTCCTCCTCCTCGTGCCCAGGCTGCCCCGGTGGCGCGACGCGATCTTCCTGGCCGTCGGCGTGTCGTTGCAGTCCCTGGTCTTCCTGGCCATCACCGAGGCGGTGGACCGCAACCGGCCGGACGTCGAACGCCTCGACCCCTCACCCCCGACATCGAGCTACACCTCGGGCCACACGGGGGCCGCGACGGCTCTCTACGCCGGTCTCGCCGTGCTCGTCCTGCACCGCGTGAAGGGCCCCTGGCGCAAGGTCGTCGCAGCCCTGCTGCTGCTCGTGCCCCTGCTGGTCGGCCTCGCCCGGATGTACCGGGGCATGCACCACCCCTCGGATGTCGCGGGCGGCCTCCTCAACGGCGGGCTCTCCCTCCTGATCGTCGGCCGTGCCCTGCTGACCGGGCCGCACGTCCCCGCGCCGGCACCCTCCGGCGAGGTGACGGACGTGCCCCGCACGGCCCCGCCCGAGCGGCCCGCCGGCCGTACCACCGTCGTCTACAACCCCACGGTCACCGACGAGGACGCCCGCAGCGCCCTGCTGCAGGTCCTGGAGGACCACGGCCACCACGGGGCCGCGTTCGTACCGACCACCGCAGACGACCCCGGCGAGGGCCAGACGGCCGACGCGGTGCGGGACGGTGCGACGCTCGTCGTGGTCTGCGGGGGCGACGGCACGGTCCGCGCGGCGGCCGAGGCGCTGGCCGGCACGGATGTACCGCTCGTCGTGGTGCCCTGCGGGACGGGAAACCTCCTGGCCCGCAACCTGGGTCTGCCGGTGAAGCCCGCCGAGGCGCTGGCCGTGTCGCTCGGCGGCACCCCGCGCCGGATCGACCTCGGTCTGATCGAGGGCGACGGGCTGGCTCCCACCCACTTCACCGTGATGTCCGGCGCGGGGCTCGACGCCGCGATGCTGGAGGGCACCAGCGACCGGGCCAAGGCCGTCATCGGGTGGCCCGCCTATGTGATGGCCGGTCTGCGGGAGCTGCGCGCGCCCCGGATGCGTCTCACGGTCTCCGTGGACGGGGCCAAGCCCGTGCGGCGCAGTGCCCGGATGGTGCTCATCGCCAACACCGGCAAGGTGCAGGGCGGGGCGGCCCTGGTGCCGGACGCCCGGCCCGACGACGGGCTTCTCGACCTGCTGATCCTCGACCCGCGCGGACCGGCGGGATGGCTGAGCGCCGCCGGATCGCTCCTGCGTCCCCGACCGCACGCGAAGGCCGGTCCGGACGCGAGGACGGGCGGGGACGCGGGGAGGGGCGAGGAGGCGAGGACCGGCCCGGATACTCCCGGCTCGCACCGGTCCGTCGAGTACTTCACCTTCCGCCGCGCCGAGATCCGCTTCGACGCACCGCAGCCCCGCGAGCTCGACGGCGACCCCGTCGCGGCCGGACGGCACCTCACCGCCCAGGTCAGGCCCGGCGCGCTGACCGTGCTCATGCCCGTCCGGGGGGAGTGA
- a CDS encoding YihY/virulence factor BrkB family protein, with protein MGTATRVPQTRDMIGSELSGDEALATLRRYGRWPLLRDSFVRFRYADGFSHSRALALQTVLAVVPLVIAFVGLSTALHTEDLGRVAELTIHRITAGPSAEVVDDALDRSRRHADDGAQLALWFGLVFSLTNTTTAMCQIERGANRIYGVERDRVFHRKYLRGLVMSLTAGIPLGVGFVAMVAGGDLVAAVVDVYDLGDGSRSAWDLLRWPAGMLLVILSASAIFRRSPRRRQPGYTWLAFGAAVYLVLWTTLTWLLSLYLSVSGSFDTVYGPLTAFMSLLLWAYLTSIALFLGLSFAAQLEAVRAKRPGPVEPDPGA; from the coding sequence GTGGGTACCGCCACCCGGGTCCCGCAGACCCGCGACATGATCGGCAGCGAGCTCTCCGGTGACGAGGCGCTCGCCACGCTCCGCCGCTACGGCCGCTGGCCGCTGCTGCGCGACTCCTTCGTCCGCTTCCGGTACGCGGACGGGTTCAGCCACTCCCGGGCGCTCGCCCTGCAGACCGTGCTGGCCGTGGTCCCGCTCGTCATCGCCTTCGTCGGGCTGTCCACCGCCCTGCATACGGAGGACCTGGGCAGGGTCGCGGAACTGACGATCCACCGGATCACGGCGGGCCCCAGCGCCGAGGTGGTGGACGACGCGCTGGACCGCAGCCGGCGCCACGCCGACGACGGGGCCCAGCTCGCCCTCTGGTTCGGGCTGGTCTTCTCGCTCACCAACACGACGACCGCGATGTGCCAGATCGAGCGCGGCGCCAACCGGATCTACGGGGTCGAGCGGGACCGGGTGTTCCACCGGAAGTACCTGCGGGGCCTGGTGATGTCGCTGACCGCCGGAATCCCCCTCGGCGTCGGCTTCGTCGCCATGGTGGCCGGCGGTGACCTGGTGGCCGCCGTCGTCGACGTCTACGACCTCGGGGACGGGTCCCGGTCCGCCTGGGACCTGCTGCGCTGGCCCGCCGGGATGCTGCTCGTCATCCTCTCGGCGAGCGCGATATTCCGCCGCTCGCCGAGACGGCGGCAGCCCGGCTACACCTGGCTCGCCTTCGGCGCGGCCGTCTACCTGGTCCTGTGGACCACGCTGACGTGGCTCCTGAGCCTCTACCTCTCGGTCAGCGGTTCCTTCGACACCGTGTACGGCCCGCTGACGGCGTTCATGTCGCTGCTGCTGTGGGCCTACCTCACCTCCATCGCCCTCTTCCTCGGCCTGTCCTTCGCCGCCCAGCTCGAGGCGGTGCGGGCCAAGCGCCCCGGCCCCGTAGAACCCGATCCAGGAGCCTGA
- a CDS encoding phosphatase PAP2 family protein encodes MSFRPAAPAARRRTRQDADRRFGIRLFGSVAVGAVAAVLFGLLLVLVESGWHPLRRLDAGAARWLNRAALDHPAWTGTLRFFSDVVWDPLTLRAAVALLTLWLVYRRAWRLAAWAAVTAVAGGLTGLLAKTVVERARPVLPDPVAHAPGFSFPSGHAMTATTSFAILLLVLLPMVRRGLRPLCWAVAAVSVLGVGFTRIALGVHWFSDVVGGWMLGLAVVALTGWSFEAWRADAGMGRTEVAEGLEPELSGDDPEGPDPEDPAPGRPGPESPGTHPRRSPAHGTEPDGPSGPGPADPR; translated from the coding sequence ATGTCCTTCCGCCCCGCCGCGCCGGCCGCCCGTCGGCGCACCCGTCAGGACGCCGACCGGAGGTTCGGCATCCGGCTGTTCGGCTCCGTCGCCGTCGGAGCCGTCGCGGCGGTCCTGTTCGGCCTGCTGCTGGTCCTCGTGGAGAGCGGGTGGCATCCGCTGCGGCGCCTCGACGCGGGCGCGGCCCGGTGGCTGAACCGGGCCGCCCTGGACCACCCGGCCTGGACCGGCACCCTGCGCTTCTTCTCGGACGTGGTGTGGGATCCGCTGACCCTGCGCGCGGCGGTGGCGTTGCTCACCCTGTGGCTGGTGTACCGCCGGGCGTGGCGGCTCGCCGCGTGGGCGGCGGTCACGGCGGTCGCCGGAGGACTGACGGGGCTGCTCGCGAAGACCGTGGTCGAGCGGGCGAGGCCGGTGCTCCCGGATCCGGTGGCGCACGCCCCGGGCTTCTCGTTCCCCTCCGGCCACGCGATGACGGCCACGACCTCCTTCGCGATCCTGCTGCTCGTCCTGCTGCCCATGGTGCGCAGGGGTCTGCGCCCCCTGTGCTGGGCCGTGGCGGCGGTCTCGGTGCTCGGGGTCGGATTCACCCGTATCGCGCTGGGTGTCCACTGGTTCAGTGACGTGGTCGGCGGCTGGATGCTCGGGCTGGCGGTGGTCGCACTGACCGGCTGGTCCTTCGAGGCGTGGCGCGCGGACGCGGGTATGGGCCGGACCGAGGTGGCCGAGGGCCTGGAACCGGAGCTGAGCGGTGACGACCCCGAGGGACCGGACCCCGAGGATCCGGCCCCCGGGAGACCCGGTCCCGAATCGCCGGGTACGCATCCGCGCCGTTCGCCTGCGCACGGTACGGAGCCGGACGGGCCCTCCGGCCCGGGGCCGGCGGATCCCCGGTAG